One region of Acidovorax sp. T1 genomic DNA includes:
- a CDS encoding acyl carrier protein, protein MNLTEQVLHVLDGALHLQGRAAGFTRDTPLLGALPELDSMAVLALLTGLENHLGITFNDDDVNGSVFATVGSLSDLVEQALARQDT, encoded by the coding sequence ATGAACCTGACAGAACAAGTCCTTCACGTGCTCGACGGCGCACTCCACCTGCAAGGCCGCGCCGCTGGTTTCACGCGTGACACCCCCTTGCTCGGCGCCCTGCCCGAGCTCGACTCCATGGCGGTGCTGGCCCTCCTCACCGGGCTGGAGAACCACCTCGGCATCACCTTCAACGACGATGATGTCAATGGCTCGGTATTCGCCACCGTGGGCAGCCTGAGCGATCTGGTGGAGCAGGCGCTGGCCCGGCAAGACACATGA
- a CDS encoding hydrolase 2, exosortase A system-associated encodes MSLPGRTALPQAFFLPTGAGQRFCLFHPAQGDARRGCVLYLHPFAEELNCTRRVVARQARALASAGFGVLQIDLLGCGDSAGDFADATWPAWLSDAQQTHRWLTGHCGGPLWLWGMRSGALLAAQLARLLQNESEPAHLLFWQPVASGQQMLQQFLRLRTAGQWLSAHPADERQPAQALAQGQTIDIAGYTLSPALAHGLGEARLQPPPLPLPYPGRLVWLEVSTQEVPALSPAADKPLTAWRAAGWQVQAQAVSGPAFWQTVGTDDAPDLIHATLAALAPLAPVAPLASTPPP; translated from the coding sequence ATGAGCCTTCCCGGGCGCACCGCCTTGCCGCAAGCCTTCTTCCTGCCAACTGGCGCCGGGCAGCGCTTTTGCCTGTTCCATCCTGCGCAGGGTGATGCCCGGCGGGGTTGCGTGCTTTATCTGCACCCGTTTGCCGAAGAACTCAACTGCACGCGGCGCGTGGTCGCACGGCAGGCGCGGGCGCTGGCGAGCGCCGGCTTCGGCGTGCTGCAAATCGACCTGCTGGGCTGCGGCGACAGCGCAGGCGACTTTGCCGACGCCACCTGGCCCGCCTGGCTGAGCGACGCGCAACAGACCCACCGCTGGCTGACCGGGCACTGCGGCGGCCCGCTGTGGCTGTGGGGCATGCGCTCGGGCGCCTTGCTCGCAGCGCAACTGGCCCGCCTGCTGCAGAACGAAAGCGAACCGGCCCACCTGCTGTTCTGGCAACCCGTGGCCAGCGGCCAGCAAATGCTGCAGCAGTTTTTGCGCCTGCGCACCGCCGGCCAGTGGCTGAGCGCCCACCCTGCAGACGAGCGGCAGCCCGCACAGGCGCTGGCGCAGGGGCAGACCATCGACATTGCGGGTTACACCCTGAGCCCCGCCCTGGCCCACGGCCTGGGCGAAGCCCGCCTGCAGCCCCCACCCCTGCCCCTTCCATACCCAGGGCGATTGGTGTGGTTGGAGGTGTCCACACAAGAAGTCCCCGCGCTCAGCCCCGCCGCCGACAAGCCCCTCACCGCCTGGCGCGCAGCGGGTTGGCAGGTGCAGGCACAGGCGGTCAGCGGCCCGGCCTTCTGGCAAACCGTGGGCACCGATGACGCCCCGGACTTGATCCACGCCACGCTGGCAGCACTTGCACCGCTTGCACCCGTTGCACCACTCGCCAGCACGCCGCCGCCATGA
- a CDS encoding hydrolase 1, exosortase A system-associated, with protein sequence MTPPEHPLRIAGDGFDILGILSLPESGTPLQRTGVVIVVGGAQYRVGSHRQFVRLARHLATAGYPVLRFDFPGMGDSPGDPVPFEDTAPHIAAAIGAMQQAANVDRTVLWGLCDGASASLLYVQTTQDPRVTGLALLNPWVRSAAGLARAQVKHYYRQRLREPGFWRKLLQGGVGWRALHGLWNNLRTMRQTTAQPLTFQERMAQGWRAFPAPVLLLLSERDLTAQEFAEHANSHASWAGWAQKITLTRHMLPHADHTCSAPQSQHAVQALVMDWLESTAHPST encoded by the coding sequence ATGACCCCCCCCGAACACCCCCTTCGCATCGCGGGCGACGGTTTCGACATACTGGGCATTCTCAGCCTGCCCGAGTCCGGCACACCCCTGCAGCGCACCGGCGTGGTCATTGTGGTGGGCGGCGCCCAGTACCGCGTGGGCAGCCATCGGCAGTTTGTGCGACTGGCGCGCCACCTGGCCACGGCCGGCTACCCCGTGCTGCGCTTTGATTTTCCCGGCATGGGCGACAGCCCGGGCGACCCTGTGCCGTTTGAAGACACCGCCCCCCACATCGCCGCCGCCATTGGTGCCATGCAGCAGGCCGCCAACGTGGACCGCACGGTGCTCTGGGGCCTGTGCGACGGCGCCTCGGCCAGCCTGCTCTATGTGCAGACCACGCAAGACCCGCGCGTGACGGGGCTGGCGCTGCTCAACCCCTGGGTGCGCTCCGCAGCAGGCCTGGCACGGGCGCAGGTGAAGCACTACTACCGCCAGCGCCTGCGGGAACCCGGCTTCTGGCGCAAGCTGTTGCAAGGCGGTGTGGGCTGGAGGGCGCTGCACGGGCTGTGGAACAACCTGCGCACCATGCGCCAGACCACAGCGCAGCCACTCACATTTCAAGAGCGCATGGCGCAGGGCTGGCGGGCGTTTCCAGCCCCTGTCCTACTGCTGCTGAGCGAGCGCGACCTGACAGCCCAGGAATTCGCAGAACACGCGAACAGCCATGCGAGCTGGGCTGGCTGGGCTCAAAAAATCACCCTCACCCGGCACATGCTCCCCCATGCCGACCACACCTGCTCTGCGCCCCAGTCACAGCACGCTGTGCAAGCCCTGGTAATGGACTGGCTGGAATCGACGGCACACCCATCCACTTGA
- a CDS encoding PEP-CTERM sorting domain-containing protein → MKFFSKALTAGALAVAALAAAPANAAFVGSIPGGAATNDYLGAIGSGPVQGWFNADLYLFGGPANISVQFFGGEGTYSNSFTFGACGFTHAGGNTILAGGAQVGSTCNLTNVASGLLNFFFTGMNGAPTLFNGANNGDVSQAVPNFFVTLGNAFDTNLADGTPSSGQVAWLFLDDGGASGDDNHDDLVIRLALEGGSFQVPEPTSLALLSIALLGLGASRRKNATK, encoded by the coding sequence ATGAAGTTCTTTAGCAAAGCCCTGACAGCAGGCGCACTGGCAGTGGCCGCGCTGGCTGCCGCACCAGCCAATGCAGCGTTCGTCGGATCTATTCCCGGTGGAGCCGCTACCAACGACTACCTCGGGGCCATTGGCAGTGGACCCGTTCAAGGCTGGTTCAACGCCGACCTCTACCTGTTCGGTGGGCCCGCCAACATTTCTGTGCAGTTTTTCGGCGGCGAAGGCACCTACAGCAACTCCTTCACTTTTGGCGCCTGCGGGTTTACCCATGCTGGCGGAAACACAATCCTTGCCGGCGGCGCCCAAGTCGGATCGACTTGCAACCTGACCAACGTAGCCTCTGGCTTGCTCAACTTTTTCTTCACAGGCATGAACGGGGCACCGACTCTTTTTAACGGTGCCAACAACGGCGATGTTTCGCAGGCTGTGCCCAACTTTTTCGTCACACTCGGCAACGCCTTCGACACTAACTTGGCTGATGGCACACCCAGCTCAGGCCAGGTTGCCTGGCTCTTCCTGGATGACGGTGGCGCCAGCGGTGACGACAACCACGACGACTTGGTGATCCGGTTGGCACTGGAAGGCGGCAGTTTTCAGGTTCCCGAGCCGACCAGCCTCGCACTGCTGAGCATTGCCTTGCTGGGCCTGGGTGCCAGCCGCCGGAAAAATGCAACGAAGTAA
- a CDS encoding GNAT family N-acetyltransferase produces MPGDVFETEAWFANLLAHGFERPPHQHRAWQLPAAPCGEAAHFHLMQQRPGGPLLALGNYYSGLYGPVGSAEAVHGLSATQWHAAAEALRQLPGSAVLRLQPLDAASHWLPALEAGLRTAGYWTSRYFAFGNWCQPVPAGGFALYWADRPSVLRHSVERGRRRLQKAGAWRIDIVTAGAPADAVALDTALAAYQAVYAQSWKQPEPCSDFMPALVRLAARKGWLRLGVLWLNDQPLAAQVWLVFGAKANIYKLAYVKGQDRLSAGSVLTAALMQHAMDVDKVQEVDYLSGDDTYKADWMALRRERVGLVAFDRKRLSGLWGAGRHALGLAKKRLMD; encoded by the coding sequence ATGCCCGGCGACGTGTTCGAGACAGAGGCCTGGTTTGCCAATCTGCTGGCCCATGGTTTCGAGCGGCCCCCCCATCAGCACCGGGCCTGGCAGCTGCCTGCCGCGCCGTGCGGCGAAGCAGCCCACTTTCACTTGATGCAGCAACGGCCTGGCGGCCCACTGCTCGCTTTGGGCAATTACTACAGCGGTCTTTATGGTCCCGTGGGCTCGGCCGAAGCGGTGCATGGACTCTCGGCAACGCAGTGGCACGCCGCAGCCGAGGCCTTGCGACAGCTGCCCGGCAGCGCCGTGCTGCGGCTGCAGCCGCTGGATGCCGCCAGCCACTGGCTGCCCGCGCTGGAGGCCGGTCTTCGCACCGCCGGCTATTGGACCAGCCGGTACTTCGCCTTTGGCAACTGGTGCCAGCCCGTGCCCGCTGGCGGGTTCGCCCTCTACTGGGCCGACCGGCCTTCAGTCCTGCGGCACAGCGTGGAGCGCGGCCGGCGCCGCTTGCAGAAAGCTGGCGCCTGGCGCATCGATATCGTGACCGCTGGTGCGCCCGCGGATGCCGTTGCGCTCGACACTGCGTTGGCGGCTTACCAGGCTGTCTATGCCCAGAGCTGGAAGCAGCCCGAGCCATGCTCGGATTTCATGCCAGCCCTTGTCCGCCTGGCAGCGCGCAAGGGCTGGCTGCGGCTGGGCGTGCTGTGGCTCAACGATCAACCCCTGGCCGCGCAGGTCTGGCTGGTCTTTGGCGCCAAGGCCAACATCTACAAGCTGGCTTACGTGAAGGGGCAAGACAGGCTGTCCGCCGGCTCCGTGCTTACGGCGGCGCTGATGCAGCACGCCATGGATGTGGACAAGGTGCAGGAGGTGGACTACCTCAGCGGCGACGACACCTACAAGGCCGACTGGATGGCCCTGCGGCGCGAGCGTGTCGGGCTGGTGGCGTTTGACCGCAAGCGCCTGTCCGGACTTTGGGGCGCCGGGCGGCATGCGCTGGGGCTCGCGAAAAAACGCCTCATGGATTGA
- a CDS encoding UDP-glucose dehydrogenase family protein — protein MKITVIGTGYVGLVSGACLAEVGNDVLCLDLDLEKIRVLEAGGIPIFEPGLQDMVQRNVAAGRLHFTTDVARAVQHGTIQFIAVGTPPDEDGSADMQYVLAAARNIGRLMTDYKVVVDKSTVPVGTADQVHAAIADELRQRGVQTPFAVVSNPEFLKEGAAVEDFMRPDRIIVGASDEQAILLMRALYAPFQRNRERLIVTDARSAELTKYAANAMLATRISFMNELANLAEKLGADIEMVRQGMGSDPRIGYHFLYPGCGYGGSCFPKDVKALIKTASGEDDLDLKVLMAVEAANEAQKHVLGRKIKQRLGDDLTGRHFAVWGLAFKPNTDDMREAPSLDLVADLLAAGATVTAYDPVAMPEAQRVLGNEPRVRYAQALNDALVGADALVIVTEWKEFRSPDFDLIKARLKQPLIVDGRNLYDPALVRSQGFDYLAIGR, from the coding sequence ATGAAAATTACAGTAATCGGGACAGGGTATGTGGGGCTGGTCAGCGGGGCTTGCCTGGCTGAAGTCGGCAACGATGTTCTGTGTTTGGACCTCGACCTCGAGAAGATTCGCGTTCTGGAAGCAGGTGGCATCCCTATTTTCGAACCCGGCCTGCAGGACATGGTGCAGCGCAATGTGGCGGCTGGGCGCCTGCACTTCACCACCGATGTGGCGCGCGCCGTGCAGCACGGCACCATCCAGTTCATTGCGGTGGGCACGCCGCCTGATGAAGACGGCTCGGCCGACATGCAATATGTGCTGGCGGCGGCGCGCAACATTGGCCGCCTCATGACCGATTACAAGGTGGTGGTGGACAAGAGCACGGTGCCGGTGGGCACGGCCGACCAGGTGCACGCAGCCATTGCCGACGAACTGCGCCAGCGCGGCGTGCAGACGCCTTTCGCGGTGGTGTCCAACCCCGAGTTCCTCAAGGAAGGCGCGGCGGTGGAAGATTTCATGCGCCCCGACCGCATCATCGTGGGCGCGTCCGACGAGCAAGCCATTTTGCTCATGCGCGCACTCTATGCGCCGTTCCAGCGCAACCGCGAGCGCCTGATCGTGACCGACGCGCGCAGTGCCGAACTGACCAAATACGCCGCCAACGCCATGCTGGCAACGCGCATCAGCTTCATGAACGAGCTGGCCAACCTGGCGGAAAAACTGGGTGCCGACATTGAAATGGTGCGCCAGGGCATGGGCTCAGACCCGCGCATTGGCTATCACTTCCTGTACCCGGGCTGCGGCTACGGCGGCTCATGTTTTCCCAAGGACGTGAAAGCCCTTATCAAAACCGCGTCCGGCGAAGATGACCTGGACCTGAAAGTGCTTATGGCTGTGGAAGCGGCCAATGAGGCGCAAAAACACGTGCTCGGCCGCAAGATCAAGCAACGCCTGGGCGACGATCTCACGGGCCGGCATTTTGCTGTGTGGGGCCTGGCGTTCAAACCCAACACCGATGACATGCGCGAAGCTCCCAGCCTGGATCTGGTGGCCGACCTGCTGGCCGCCGGTGCCACGGTCACCGCTTACGATCCGGTGGCCATGCCCGAAGCGCAACGCGTGCTGGGTAACGAGCCACGCGTTCGCTATGCGCAGGCGCTCAACGATGCGTTGGTGGGGGCGGACGCGCTGGTTATCGTGACCGAATGGAAAGAGTTCCGTAGCCCGGACTTTGACCTCATCAAGGCACGGCTCAAACAACCACTCATTGTGGATGGCCGCAACCTGTACGACCCTGCGCTGGTGCGGAGTCAGGGGTTTGACTATCTGGCCATTGGCCGCTGA
- a CDS encoding UbiA family prenyltransferase: MQKESGIFRDICYNLPHTVKEGRMGDTSNMPLVVDLDGTLTPTDTLQESLVRLLRHSPMSLLCLPLWLMRGRAGFKEAISKRVTIDAQKIPYCAPLLAYLHEEKSRGRQIVLATAAHHTTAEEVSRHLGIFDKVLATHAGNNLKGLAKLKAIQENVGGAFVYAGDSKADLPIWKQARAAILVGVAQRTAAQVRCEVSIEREYPKLSSGVAVWLRALRVHQWIKNLLLFVPLLTTFAFADINKLGSVVLAFLAFSFAASATYIVNDLWDLESDRAHPRKRLRPFACGALPILHGLLVAGVALGLSLGVASAVSHGFLGMLVTYLVLTSLYSWVIKEYVLMDVLMLSLLYTIRILAGSVVIGVVISSWLLAFSAFLFLSLALVKRCAELVSLNEVGAGATRGRDYRVSDLVVLWPLGVGAALCAVVVFGLFISAPETQARYATPKMLWLVAIGLVYWMARLWVKTSRGEMHDDPVVYAIKDRGSRLTVIAMIGAAMAAYFVTLELQP, translated from the coding sequence GTGCAGAAAGAAAGCGGGATTTTTCGGGATATCTGCTACAACTTGCCTCACACAGTGAAGGAGGGGCGGATGGGGGATACATCGAACATGCCGTTGGTCGTGGACTTGGACGGCACCCTCACGCCCACCGACACCTTGCAGGAGTCATTGGTCCGCCTGCTCAGGCATTCTCCGATGAGCCTCCTGTGCCTGCCGCTGTGGCTGATGCGGGGCCGGGCAGGGTTCAAGGAGGCCATCTCAAAGCGCGTCACCATTGACGCCCAAAAAATCCCCTATTGCGCACCGTTGCTGGCGTATCTCCATGAGGAAAAATCCAGGGGCCGCCAGATCGTCCTTGCCACGGCGGCGCATCACACGACCGCCGAGGAGGTGTCCAGGCACCTTGGCATTTTTGACAAGGTGCTTGCCACCCACGCTGGAAACAACCTGAAGGGCCTGGCGAAACTCAAGGCGATCCAGGAAAACGTGGGCGGGGCTTTTGTGTATGCGGGCGATTCCAAGGCTGACCTTCCCATCTGGAAGCAGGCCCGGGCGGCGATCCTGGTGGGTGTGGCGCAACGCACGGCGGCGCAGGTGCGGTGCGAGGTGTCGATTGAACGCGAATACCCGAAGCTGAGCAGTGGCGTGGCCGTGTGGCTGCGGGCATTGCGGGTGCACCAATGGATCAAGAACCTGTTGCTTTTCGTGCCTCTGCTCACCACGTTCGCATTTGCCGACATCAACAAGCTGGGCAGCGTAGTGCTGGCCTTCTTGGCTTTTTCCTTCGCTGCATCAGCGACCTATATCGTCAACGACCTGTGGGACCTCGAAAGCGACCGTGCTCACCCCCGCAAGCGTCTGCGCCCTTTTGCCTGTGGCGCGCTGCCGATCCTGCATGGGCTCCTTGTGGCGGGCGTGGCTCTGGGGCTGTCGCTTGGGGTAGCCAGCGCGGTATCGCACGGCTTTTTGGGGATGCTGGTGACCTACCTGGTGTTGACCAGTCTCTACAGCTGGGTGATCAAGGAATACGTGTTGATGGACGTGCTCATGTTGTCGCTGCTCTACACCATTCGCATACTGGCGGGCTCCGTGGTGATCGGTGTGGTCATCAGTTCCTGGCTGCTGGCGTTTTCGGCCTTCCTGTTTCTGAGTCTGGCGTTGGTCAAGCGCTGTGCCGAGCTGGTGTCGTTGAACGAGGTCGGCGCGGGTGCTACCCGGGGACGCGACTACAGGGTCAGCGACCTGGTGGTGCTTTGGCCGCTAGGTGTTGGCGCTGCGCTTTGTGCCGTGGTGGTGTTCGGCCTGTTCATCAGCGCCCCCGAGACCCAGGCACGTTACGCCACCCCGAAAATGCTGTGGCTGGTGGCCATTGGGCTGGTGTATTGGATGGCCCGCCTGTGGGTCAAGACTTCACGCGGCGAGATGCACGACGATCCGGTTGTCTATGCCATCAAAGATCGGGGCAGCCGCCTAACGGTGATCGCCATGATTGGTGCAGCCATGGCTGCTTATTTTGTTACTTTGGAGCTTCAGCCATGA
- a CDS encoding glycosyltransferase family 2 protein: MSVRVSVVIPTFNRSDDIAALLMDISAQSEKDIEVVAVDDGSDESHLLHYQELMRKHGERFRFIEKDPSDKSKGPGAARNRGMVASQGRFIAFCDDDDRWIRTDHLEIACDSMDASGADMFWADLQTHHGDEVLNQGMYGSFSMLRRRRAPGFQDIFEVDHNALSQFLRHRIISCDSLVVKKALVDVSGHYWEHLRFAEDHDFCFRVADASRKALYRNVPTASANVSQHVSVARSIDARDRLLYGIMALNHAEAVLSDERLIATARANRSWKLLELSEIMASSKNKGAARRLVWESFFVKPSLAGMARCLRTIW, encoded by the coding sequence ATGAGTGTTCGGGTCTCTGTCGTCATTCCCACCTTCAATCGATCTGATGATATTGCTGCTCTGTTGATGGATATATCTGCTCAGAGTGAAAAAGACATAGAGGTTGTGGCTGTTGATGATGGTTCGGACGAGTCCCATCTTTTGCATTATCAGGAGTTGATGCGCAAACATGGCGAGCGTTTTCGCTTCATAGAGAAAGACCCCTCTGACAAAAGCAAGGGGCCGGGTGCTGCCAGAAACCGTGGAATGGTTGCTTCTCAAGGAAGATTCATTGCCTTTTGTGATGACGACGATCGCTGGATCAGAACAGATCACTTGGAAATTGCTTGCGATAGCATGGACGCATCCGGTGCTGATATGTTTTGGGCAGACCTGCAGACCCATCATGGTGACGAGGTGCTGAACCAAGGTATGTATGGAAGCTTCTCGATGCTAAGACGGCGGAGGGCTCCCGGTTTTCAAGATATATTTGAAGTGGATCACAATGCGCTGAGTCAATTTTTGAGGCACAGAATTATTTCCTGTGACTCGTTGGTTGTGAAGAAGGCATTGGTCGATGTATCTGGCCACTACTGGGAGCACCTTCGGTTTGCGGAGGACCACGATTTCTGTTTTCGCGTGGCAGACGCGTCCCGTAAAGCTTTGTATCGAAACGTGCCGACTGCCTCTGCTAATGTGAGCCAGCACGTGAGTGTGGCGCGATCGATTGATGCGCGCGATCGCTTGTTGTACGGGATCATGGCATTGAACCATGCTGAGGCGGTTTTGAGTGATGAGCGTCTGATAGCAACGGCTCGAGCAAATCGGAGTTGGAAGCTTTTGGAATTATCGGAAATTATGGCGTCGTCAAAAAACAAAGGCGCCGCGAGGCGCCTTGTTTGGGAAAGCTTTTTTGTTAAGCCTTCGCTTGCAGGAATGGCCCGGTGCTTGCGGACCATTTGGTAG
- a CDS encoding oligosaccharide flippase family protein, with the protein MSSVRQKVALQFIVSNLALAANFVLTIVLARLLSPQDIGIFSMSAVLMTVAHVFRDFGVTAFIRREKELTSDSLRNALGVLLVTSWSVAAAMYLSAPYWAYFFHEARVVPVVQVLALGFVFIPFGAIPMAIISREMAVEKSARITAVTTVVYFGASVGLALDGFGPMTMAWANLINILVTGAMARWAVARPLPWLPAFHQLKGIVHFGLGNLLTALLKAADSALPDILLGRWMTPTAVGLFSRANSTVNMVSTALLPTVNYFALPYMAKVHHANGPVAGEYLRATSLINALILPALAAIAVLAHDIVSLLYGSAWLQAVPAIPWLCLAYAINSLFTLSAPALTGVGKPYAAIGPNALLVVTKVACAAWLMDGTLGTFALAMALGQLLSVPYNLWIHERHLNLGWATWTRSTLPVLAHALLVGGVCLGIRGALPLGLAPWAAILITGVGAAAAFLAGCFLLSLPMADELKRMQKTLLQHRQKT; encoded by the coding sequence GTGTCCTCGGTTCGCCAAAAAGTCGCCCTGCAATTCATCGTCAGCAACTTGGCCCTGGCGGCCAACTTTGTACTGACCATCGTGCTGGCACGCCTGCTCAGCCCACAAGATATCGGCATTTTTTCCATGAGCGCTGTGCTCATGACGGTGGCCCATGTGTTTCGCGACTTCGGCGTCACTGCGTTCATCCGGCGCGAGAAGGAACTGACCTCCGACAGCCTGCGCAACGCGCTCGGCGTGCTGCTGGTCACCTCCTGGAGCGTGGCGGCGGCCATGTACCTGAGCGCACCCTACTGGGCGTACTTCTTCCACGAGGCGCGGGTTGTGCCCGTAGTGCAGGTGCTGGCCCTGGGCTTTGTGTTCATTCCCTTTGGGGCCATTCCCATGGCCATCATTTCGCGCGAGATGGCCGTGGAGAAGTCGGCACGCATCACCGCGGTGACCACCGTGGTGTATTTCGGAGCCTCGGTGGGACTGGCCCTGGATGGGTTTGGCCCTATGACCATGGCCTGGGCCAACCTGATCAACATCCTCGTCACCGGGGCCATGGCCCGCTGGGCGGTAGCCCGTCCCCTGCCCTGGTTACCGGCTTTCCACCAACTCAAGGGCATCGTGCACTTTGGCCTGGGCAACCTGCTGACGGCCCTGTTGAAGGCCGCCGACAGCGCCCTGCCCGACATATTGCTCGGCCGGTGGATGACACCCACCGCAGTGGGCCTGTTCAGCCGCGCCAACTCTACCGTGAACATGGTGAGCACAGCCCTACTGCCCACCGTCAACTACTTCGCCTTGCCCTACATGGCCAAGGTGCACCACGCCAACGGACCGGTGGCCGGGGAATACCTTCGAGCCACATCGCTGATCAATGCGCTGATACTGCCCGCACTCGCCGCCATTGCGGTGCTGGCGCACGACATCGTGAGTCTGCTGTATGGCAGCGCGTGGCTGCAGGCCGTGCCCGCCATCCCGTGGCTTTGCCTGGCCTATGCAATCAACAGCTTGTTTACGCTCAGCGCCCCGGCCCTTACCGGCGTGGGCAAGCCTTATGCCGCTATCGGGCCCAACGCCTTGTTGGTGGTGACCAAGGTGGCGTGCGCTGCGTGGCTGATGGACGGCACCCTGGGCACCTTCGCCCTGGCCATGGCACTTGGTCAATTGCTGAGCGTGCCGTACAACTTGTGGATTCATGAGCGGCACCTGAACCTGGGATGGGCCACATGGACCCGGAGCACCTTGCCTGTGCTGGCGCACGCACTGCTGGTGGGAGGCGTTTGCCTGGGCATCCGCGGTGCGTTGCCCCTCGGCCTGGCCCCGTGGGCGGCTATATTGATAACGGGTGTTGGTGCAGCGGCTGCATTCCTGGCTGGCTGCTTCCTGCTTTCGCTGCCCATGGCCGACGAGTTAAAGCGAATGCAGAAAACCCTGTTACAGCACAGGCAGAAGACATGA
- a CDS encoding glycosyltransferase family 2 protein produces MPLYVEQVALKRFAALGRPDRTEYKVYRNDAVAHTLKAAMSNPRVSVVIPVRNGKDYLQEALDSVLQQSFTDLELLLIDDGSTDDDYDRYALQDERIQVIHLTGTGVSRARNAGMAQSRGELIAFLDADDVWFPGKLQAQVRYFDEHPDVGVVFGKFIRWHALPNGGFAPASSLIQDANHLTSAEPERSGWLYARLLKGLLVGMNTAVIRRSVYEAVGGFDESMRQGEDYDFWLKSSRISEMHSLNGPVALYRIHGASAMHKLSDENHLANLIKVATLRWSASYHPGDDITEHEIKRRLGEAHFTHGYAHYWGGNKRVAQKSFILSLSNGHKMTRSLIYMILCSSAITFGYATRNKNQ; encoded by the coding sequence GTGCCGCTCTACGTGGAACAGGTTGCACTCAAACGCTTTGCAGCATTAGGCCGCCCCGATCGCACGGAGTACAAGGTTTACAGAAATGATGCCGTCGCCCATACCCTCAAGGCAGCCATGAGCAACCCACGAGTCTCCGTCGTCATCCCGGTGCGCAATGGCAAGGACTACCTGCAGGAAGCCCTGGACAGCGTGCTGCAACAATCGTTCACCGACCTTGAGTTGCTGCTGATCGACGACGGCTCCACCGATGACGACTACGACAGATACGCCCTCCAGGACGAACGCATCCAGGTGATTCACCTGACGGGCACTGGCGTTTCGCGTGCGCGCAATGCAGGCATGGCCCAGTCGCGTGGCGAGTTGATCGCCTTTCTCGATGCCGACGACGTCTGGTTTCCCGGCAAACTGCAGGCGCAGGTCAGGTACTTTGACGAGCACCCGGATGTAGGCGTCGTCTTTGGCAAGTTCATTCGGTGGCATGCCCTGCCCAATGGGGGGTTTGCACCGGCCAGCTCGCTTATACAGGATGCGAACCACCTCACCTCGGCAGAGCCAGAGCGGTCGGGGTGGCTCTATGCGCGGCTGCTTAAAGGGCTCTTGGTGGGAATGAACACAGCAGTCATTCGAAGGAGTGTTTATGAGGCAGTTGGCGGCTTTGATGAATCAATGCGCCAAGGCGAAGACTATGATTTCTGGCTGAAATCATCTCGTATCTCAGAGATGCATTCACTGAACGGACCTGTCGCACTTTATCGAATTCATGGCGCAAGTGCGATGCACAAGCTATCAGATGAAAACCACCTCGCCAACCTGATCAAGGTTGCAACATTGCGATGGAGCGCGAGCTATCACCCCGGCGACGACATAACAGAGCATGAAATAAAGCGCAGACTGGGCGAAGCCCATTTCACGCACGGATATGCCCATTACTGGGGAGGCAACAAGAGGGTGGCTCAAAAAAGTTTCATCCTGTCGCTATCAAACGGCCACAAAATGACTAGAAGCCTGATCTACATGATCCTTTGCAGCTCAGCCATCACCTTTGGATACGCAACTCGAAACAAAAATCAATAA